A genomic region of Caenorhabditis elegans chromosome V contains the following coding sequences:
- the Y50E8A.6 gene encoding Glycerol-3-phosphate dehydrogenase (Confirmed by transcript evidence) → MISRLLLQKSGILALGATAASTVAVWQTRTGFSKIREAPTGSTPGSLPTRESIIESLKTEKRFDVLVIGGGSAGAGVALDAQTRGLKTAMVEYGDYCSGTSSKSSKLLHGGVKYLETALKEFDYEHYQIVQEGLNERLNIMKSAPFLSQTFPVLVPTYKWWQKIYYWGGVKVYDFLAGKNVLKPSKFVSKEEAIEICPTIRQEGLKGAMLYYDGQGNDARLVLVVALTAIRNGAKCVNHTECIGLLKDSYGKVNGALVKDHISGETYEIHSKVVVNATGPFNDHIREMADETRNKIIVGSSGIHLTVAKYFCPGNAGLIVPKSSDGRVIFAFPWENVTIVGTTDDPTEPSHSPTVTEKEIQYILKEMNRAFEKEYEIKREDVTSIWSGIRGLVQDPKRQKEHNSLARGHLVDVGPTGLITIAGGKLTTFRHMAEETVNKLLDINKILEAQPCVTRGMMFEGAHNYTSMLYRTISQNYGIEEQVATHLCQTYGDKVYEVLKLCKSTGQKFPVIGHRLHPDFPFLEAEVRYAVKEYARIPADILARRTRLSLLDARAARQVLPRIVAIMAEELKWSPSEQIFYFDEGMKFLKVENGSVQSWKKEHSGVELP, encoded by the exons ATGATCTCTCgacttcttcttcaaaaatccGGAATTTTGGCTCTGGGAGCAACTGCTGCAAGTACTGTGGCTGTATGGCAAACTCGTACTGGCTTCTCCAAAATTCGAGAAGCTCCTACTGGCTCTACACCTGGATCATTGCCAACTCGCGAATCAATAATCGAATccttgaaaaccgaaaaacgaTTTGATGTTTTAGTGATTGGTGGAGGTTCAGCAGGAGCAGGAGTTGCCCTAGACGCTCAAACACGTGGACTCAAGACTGCAATGGTTGAATACGGTGATTACTGTAGTGGAACATCTTCAAAATCATCAAAGTTACTTCATGGAGGTGTCAAATATTTGGAAACTGCATTGAAAGAATTTGACTACGAGCATTATCAAATTGTTCAGGAAGGATTGAATGAGCGGCTCAATATTATGAAGTCAGCACCATTTTTATCACAGACTTTTCCAGTTTTGGTTCCGACTTATAA atggtgGCAAAAGATTTACTACTGGGGAGGAGTGAAAGTTTACGATTTTCTCGCTGGAAAGAATGTCCTGAAaccttcaaaatttgtaagCAAAGAGGAAGCTATTGAGATCTGTCCAACAATTCGACAAGAGGGTTTAAAGGGTGCCATGTTGTATTATGATGGCCAGGGAAATGATGCTCGGCTGGTTCTCGTGGTAGCATTGACTGCGATTCGAAATGGAGCAAAA TGTGTCAATCATACAGAATGTATTGGATTGCTGAAAGATTCTTATGGAAAAGTGAATGGAGCATTGGTGAAGGATCATATTTCTGGGGAAACCTATGAGATTCATTCGAAAGTAGTTGTCAATGCAACAGGACCATTCAATGATCATATCAGGGAAATGGCAGACGAGacaagaaataaaataatagttGGAAGTTCTGGAATTCATCTAACAGTTGCCAAGTACTTCTGTCCTGGAAATGCTGGATTAATCGTTCCGAAATCATCAGATGGTCGAGTGATTTTTGCATTCCCATGGGAGAATGTTACGATTGTTGGAACCACTGACGATCCGACTGAGCCTTCACATTCACCAACTGTGACCGAGAAGGAGATTCAATACATTCTGAAAGAGATGAATAGGGCATTTGAGAAGGAATATGAAATTAAACGGGAAGATGTAACAAGTATATGGTCTGGAATAAGAGGACTGGTGCAGGATCCGAAACGACAAAAAGAGCATAATTCATTGGCAAGAGGGCATTTGGTAGAT gttggaCCAACAGGGCTCATAACCATTGCCGGTGGAAAACTAACAACTTTCCGACATATGGCTGAAGAAACTGTAAACAAACTTCTTGATATTAATAAAATTCTTGAAGCTCAACCGTGTGTGACACGTGGAATGATGTTTGAAGGAGCTCATAACTATACTTCAATGCTCTATCGGACCATATCTCAAAACTATGGAATTGAAGAACAAGTCGCCACTCATTTATGCCAAACGTATGGGGATAAAGTCTATGAAGTACTCAAACTATGCAAGTCAACTGGCCAGAAATTCCCAGTCATCGGACATCGGCTCCATccagattttccatttttggagGCAGAAGTAAGATATGCAGTGAAGGAATATGCACGGATTCCAGCTGATATTCTCGCACGTCGTACACGCCTTTCTTTGTTGGATGCTCGAGCTGCAAGACAAGTTTTGCCACGTATCGTTGCAATAATGGCGGAGGAGTTGAAATGGAGTCCGagtgaacaaattttttattttgatgaaggaatgaaatttttgaaagtggaAAATGGGAGTGTTCAATCTTGGAAAAAAGAGCATAGTGGAGTTGAATTG CCTTGA
- the Y50E8A.5 gene encoding Protein quiver (Confirmed by transcript evidence) gives MFLRSISILVVLYTYRLRTADGYMCHKCASTDAVWNWVKYGLPVNQGDSIVSDDKCLVENKLKKDGDSCAGYCMTINITRTDDEAAGKTIAIVRDCQVRTRNLPDLLESDAPLCTSYEKLVNRRNVNITTCYCRGHYCNGLGFAEATRHSKALELPVNSIDPKESSGFPWFLVHLSLISFLS, from the exons ATGTTTCTCAGAAGCATCTCAATACTGGTGGTACTGTACACGTACCGATTGAGGACGGCTGATGGGTATATGTGTCATAAATGTGCAAGTACAGATGCTGTTTGG AACTGGGTTAAATATGGATTGCCTGTTAATCAAGGGGACTCAATCGTCAGTGATGACAAGTGTTTGGTAGAGAACAAGCTGAAAAAGGATGGGGATTCTTGTGCTGGATACTGTATGACAATCAATATTACAAGAACTGACGATGAAGCTGCTGGCAAGACGATTG CTATTGTCCGTGACTGTCAAGTTCGAACTCGTAATTTGCCTGACCTATTGGAATCTGACGCTCCTCTCTGCACATCctatgaaaaattggtcaaTCGCCGAAA TGTGAACATCACCACATGTTACTGCCGCGGCCACTACTGCAACGGACTCGGATTTGCCGAAGCGACACGACACTCCAAAGCACTCGAACTTCCTGTTAATTCCATTGATCCGAAAGAATCTTCGGGTTTTCCATGGTTTCTCGTCCATTTATCgctgatttcttttttatccTAA
- the unc-61 gene encoding Septin-type G domain-containing protein (Confirmed by transcript evidence) → MSFETILYTASALLFIFLLVLLTTAFLIVRRSKQSSINLQTVVVTHENPYVTMTSQSSKMDIPVILPKRFNMSDIEHKHLPPHQPPPPVPHHHQNQPTHNNTTTISSATSSINTTTTSKKPTIAAPTAPSPIKSLSDHTGRVMQLNGHVGFDSLPHQLVKKAVEAGFQFNLMCVGETGTGKTTLIESLFNMKLDFEPCNHELKTVELRTCTKDVAEGGIRVKLRLVETAGFGDQLDKDKSAKVIVDYLESQFETYLQEELKPRRMLQYFNDSRIHACLYFISPTGHGLKALDLVTLRELAKRVNVIPVIAKSDTTCKDELLRFKAKILSELKSQKIDIYTFPTDDETVSTTNKEMNKSVPFAVVGSIDFVKKENGQMVRARQYPWGIVEVENESHCDFVKLREALLRTNVDEMRQRTHESLYENYRRDRLRQMKIGDGETGPKIIEKLAQKHREHQDEFSRRELTLREEFQKKLDVTEGDMRKVEEGLAAREREVHENYNREASKLDMEIRQLTEERMKLMTKVSKKLRK, encoded by the exons ATGAGTTTCGAAACGATTCTCTATACTGCATCTGCCCTTCTTTTCATATTTCTATTGGTTCTGCTCACCACCGCTTTTCTCATCGTCCGACGGTCGAAACAAAGCAGCATAAACCTGCAGACAGTGGTGGTTACCCATGAGAATCCGTATGTCACGATGACCAGTCAATCGTCTAAAATG GATATCCCAGTGATTCTACCCAAAAGATTCAATATGTCCGACATCGAGCATAAG CACTTACCACCTCACCAACCACCTCCACCAGTGCCACATCATCATCAAAACCAGCCAACTCACAATAACACGACTACAATTTCATCAGCTACGAGCAGCATTAACACCACAACCACGAGCAAGAAGCCAACAATTGCAGCTCCAACGGCTCCTTCACCGATTAAAAGT CTCTCAGACCACACTGGCCGTGTTATGCAACTGAACGGACACGTCGGATTCGATTCTCTTCCTCATCAGCTTGTAAAGAAAGCTGTCGAAGCTGG atttcaattcAATCTGATGTGTGTTGGAGAAACGGGAACAGGAAAAACAACACTTATAGAGTCTTTGTTCAACATGAAGCTCGATTTCGAGCCATGCAATCATGAATTGAAAACTGTTGAGCTGAGAACTTGCACGAAAG acgtCGCGGAAGGTGGAATACGAGTGAAGCTTCGACTCGTTGAAACTGCCGGATTTGGAGATCAGCTGGATAAAGATAAAAg tgccAAAGTAATTGTCGATTATCTCGAATCGCAGTTTGAAACATACCTCCAAGAAGAGTTGAAGCCACGTCGAATGCTTCAGTATTTCAATGATTCGAGAATCCACGCATGTCTCTACTTCATATCACCTACTGGGCACGG ACTCAAAGCCCTCGATCTTGTAACTCTTCGCGAATTGGCTAAGCGTGTTAATGTGATCCCAGTGATAGCGAAATCAGACACAACTTGCAAGGATGAGCTTCTCAGATTCAAAGCGAAAATATTGAGCGAGCTGAAAtctcagaaaatcgatatttacaCGTTCCCAACTGACGATGAAACTGTCTCAACGACGAACAAGGAAATGAATAAATCGGTTCCGTTCGCCGTTGTTGGAAGTATTGATTTTGTGAAGAAAGAGAATGGACAAATGGTTCGTGCTCGTCAATATCCATGGGGAATAGTCGAAGTGGAGAATGAATCACATTGTGATTTTGTTAAACTCCGTGAAGCACTTCTACGTACAAATGTTGATGAGATGAGACAACGAACTCACGAGTCACTCTATGAAAATTACCGTCGTGACAGACTTCGTCAGATGAAGATTGGAGATGGAGAGACTGGACCAaagattattgaaaaactcgCACAG AAACATCGCGAGCATCAAGACGAGTTCAGCCGTCGTGAGCTTACTCTTCGCGAAGAATTTCAGAAGAAGCTTGATGTAACAGAAGGTGACAtgagaaaa